The DNA window CGCACCCTCGCCGCGATCCTCGTCGCGGGCCTCGGCATCGGCTTCTACGACGGCCTCATAGGCCCGGGCACCGGCACCTTCCTCGTGCTCACCCTCGCCGCGATCCTCCACATGGACCTGGTGACGGCCTCCGGCACCGCCAAGATCGTCAACGTGTGCACCAACGTGGGCGCCCTCGTCACCTTCTCCCTGCACGACTCCGTGATCTGGCAGGTCGCCGCCCCCATGGCGCTGTTCAACCTCACCGGCGGCGCGGTGGGGGCCCGGATGGCGCTCAAGCGGGGGAGCGGCTTCGTGCGGGCGGTGCTCCTCGTGGTGGTCGTGTCGCTGGTGTGCAAGCTGGGCTACGACCAGTGGGGCGGCTGACCGGCTGGCCTGCCCGGCTGCCCGGCTGCCCGGCTGCCCGTCCGGGCCGGCCGTCCACGGCCGACCGGAGCACGACGAAAGGTAAAGCAGGAGGTAAAGCGATAGGTAAATCGGCCCGGCGCGATCCCGTACACAGCAGATGCGGTTAGCCTGTCGACTACCTTCCTGACGTGGTGGGGGTTCTCGTGCGTTTCTCCCGGTGGGGCCGGGTCCGATGGGTCCGGGCCGTGCTCGCGGGGCTCTATGTCGTCACCCTCGCGGCGGCCGTGCCCCGGGGGGCCGGAGGCCATGGCCGGGAGGGCAGCTGGTCCAGCGAAGAGGCCCGGCGGTTCTGGGGCCCGACACGGATGGAGCAGTCCGTGAACGGCAGCGGCAGCGGCGGAAGCGACGACGGTGCCGGCGGCGGCGCCGCGCCCGCCGCGCAGCGCATCACCGGCAGCGCCCGCCACTTCGACGGCGTGCCGTCCGTGGGCGTCCTGTTCTCCGTCGGCGAGGACATGCGCGACCACCACTGCACGGCCAGCGTGGTGCACAGCCCCAAGGGCAACCTGATCGTCACGGCCGGTCACTGCTCCGTCGGCTCCGACGCCGCCTTCGTCCCCGACTACCGGGCCGGCGCCGACCGGCAGCCGTACGGCGTGTGGGCCGTGGACCGCGCCTTCGTCGACCCCCGCCGCTCCGACACCGGCCCGGGCTCCGACCTGGACTTCGCCTTCGCCACCGTCAGACCCGACGGCCGCGGCCGCCAGGTCGAGCGCGTCACCGGCGCCAACCGGCTGGTCCGCACCCCCGGTTACGTCAACCGGGTCACGGTCATCGGCTACCCCGACGCCGATGACGACCCCGCCGACCAGGCCATTCGCTGCACGGCCATGACGACCCGCCTCGACGATCGCCGGCAGCTGCGGATGCGCTGCGACGGCTACGTCTCGGGCACCTCCGGCAGCCCCTGGCTGACCCACTTCGACGAGCGCACGAAGACGGGCGACCTCGTCGGGGTCCTCGGCGGCGTCAACGGGGGCGGGCCGGAGGGGGACGAGAGCGCGCAGATTTCGTACAGCCCGGTCAACGACGACGAGATCTTCAAGCTGTACCTGGACGCGATAAACGGACGGGAGCCGCAGCGGGCCTGACGCCCCCGCGGCTCCCCGCGCCCTTGCCGGCCCTCCTCCCGGCCTCCTCCCGGCCTCCTCCCGGCCTCCCCCCCCGGTCCTCCTCGTCGCCTCCCTCAGTCCTCCTCGTCCTCGCTGCCGGGCGTGTGACCGATCCAGCCGCCCTCCGGCTGCGACTGGGCGGAGCCGCCCACGTCCCGGTTGCGCACGTCGATGGCGCCGCCGCCGCCGTCGTGGTCGCTGCCGGCCGTGCCCTTGCTGCCGACGAGCGCGTTGGCCGTCCGGTCGACCTCCAGCCAGGAGTCGGCCCGTGAGTTGTCGACCACGAGGACGCCGACGTTGGAGGGGCCGATGCCCTTGGGGCAGGGCTCCGGCGGCTCGACCCGCACGCGGACGACGGCGGCGGCCTCGCCGCCCAGGAGCGTGCCGGCGATCACGGCGCCGGCGACGCCCGCGGCGAGGAGAGCGGTGCCACGGATCACGCCGGGACCGCCTGCCGGTCCAGGCGCTGCCCGCCGATGTTCCGTTCCAGCAGGCGGGTGGAGCTCGCCACCCCGACTTCGCCGCCCGCCGCGGCGTCCGGCAGCCTCCCGTCGTCCTCCCGCAGGGCGGTCAGTGCCCCGTCGATCGCACGGTGCGCGGCGAAAAGGCACGGGGTGCTGTAAATGGCGAGATCGACGCCGAGTCCGGCGAGCTCGGTCAGCGAAAGGCGGGGCGATTTCCCGCCCGCGATCTGGTTGAACAGCAGCGGTTTGTCACCGATGACGGAACGGACCTTGCGAATCCACTCCACGCTGCGCACCCCGTCGACCAGGACGACATCCGCACCCGTTTCCGCCAGGGCCGCCGCGCGGCGCAGGATCTCGTTCTCCTCGGTGGCATCGGTGCGCGCCACGACGAGCAGATCATTCCGGGCCGCCAGCACCAGTTCGAGTTTGTTCAGGTATTCGTCCAGCGGCAGGATGATCTTTCCGTCCGCGTGGCCGCACCGGCGCGGCCGCTTCTGGTCCTCCAGGATCACCCCGGAGGCGCCGGCCCGCTCCAGCCGCCGCACCACGTGGCACGCCACCTCGGGGTCGACGTAGCCGTCGTCGATGTCCACCAGGAGGTGGTGGCGGGGGAAGGCCGGGCGCAGGCGTTCCACGAAGCCGAGCATGTCGGGCCAGGCGATGAAGCCGATATCGGGGAGGCCGTAGTGGGACGCGGCGAATCCGAACCCGGATACGAAGAATCCGTTGTAGTGCTGCGCGGCGATGGAGGCCGAGTACATGTCGTAGATACCGATGAGGGGGGTGGTACCGGGCGCTGTGATGTCCTCCCGCAGGGCGGTGCCGTGGCGCATCTGTCCTCCTGACGTCCGGTTTCCGGCTAATTCACCGGAGTGGCGGCCATACGCTGTCAGAAGATTCCGGGAGGTGTAAACGGCGCTTCAACGAATCACCAAGGAGAGGACTGGTGCGACAGTCCCTTTATATGGTCGGCAGTGGATTTCTGCAGGCAGGTCAGAGGCTCGCCGACGGGACGGCGTAGGGAAATGCGGCGCGCATCGTGGGCCGCGCGCGACGGCCCGGTCCTGACCCCGGCATACTCACTCCGCGCGGCGCCCGCACGAGGAAGACGTAGCCGCGCTGGCCCGGAAGCCGTACGGGCCGTCGCCCCGGATTCCGCCCGCGCCTGCGCCCGGGCTCACCGCCCGTCCGCCTCCGCCAGCGCCTGCTGGACGCCCGGCTCGTGCGGCCCCAGGAACCGCGGCCCCGGCCGGACGAGCGCATCCAGCGCCGCCTTCCCCGAGGCGAACACCTCGCGCGCGCCTCCCGCGTACCAGGTGACGTCGTGCTTGGCGGCCACGGCGACCCCGTACGCGTCGATGCCCGCGGCCCCGCACAGCGCCAGCGCCCGCCGGACGTGGAAGCCCTGGGTGATCAGCACCGCCTTCTTCACCCCGAAGACGCGGGCGGCGCGCGTGCACGAGTCCCAGGTGTCGAAGCCCGCGAAGTCGCTCACGATCCGCTCGCCGGGCACCCCGCGGTCCGTCAGGTACTTGCGCATCGCATCCGGCTCGTCGTACTCCACGCGGCTGTTGTCGCCGGTGACCAGCACGACGCGGACCTTGCCCGCCCGGTACAGCTCGACGGCCGCGTCCAGGCGGTGCGCCAGGTAGGGGGACGGCTCGCCCTCCCACAGGCCCGCGCCGAAGACCACGGCGACCGGCGCGGACGGCACGTCGGCAACGGTGCGCACGCGCGGCGCTGCCGCCGCGTACACCCACGTAACCGGCAGCAGCGCGAGCACGCAGCCGGCCACGGCCGCCCACAGCAGCCGCCGTCTCTCCCGCCGCGTCCGCGGCATCCGCACCCGCATCCGCAGCACGCGGCCCCGCACCATGTCGATCATTCCTCCCCGTCGCCCGGTAAGAACGCCCCGGACGCACCGCAGGTTCCCGCTCCGCTCCAGCTCACGCCGTCGCTGCTGTCACACCCGGCGGTTACCGTCGGGGGTATGAACGCAGCGGCACGCACTCCCGGCGAGAAGCCCGTCATCGCCGGATACGACGAGCAGGACCTGGAGCGCTGGGCGCCCGAGCCGGACAAGCGCCCCGGACGCACCGCCTTCCAGCGCGACCGGGCCCGCGTGCTGCACTCTGCGGCCCTGCGCCGGCTGGCCGGCAAGACCCAGGTCGTCACGCCCGGGGTCAGCGCCCAGGCCTGGGACGCCAGCCCCCGCACCCGCCTCACGCACTCCCTGGAGTGCGCCCAGGTGGGCCGCGAGCTCGGCGCGGCGCTCGGCTGCGACCCCGATCTGGTGGAGGCCGCCTGCCTCGCGCACGACATGGGCCACCCCCCGTTCGGCCACAACGGCGAGCAGGCGCTCGACGAAGTCGCCGGCCCGTGCGGCGGTTTCGAGGGCAACGCCCAGTCGCTGCGCCTGCTCACCCGCCTGGAGCCCAAGCGGTTCGTCCCCAGCGACAGCACCGGCGAGCTCGTCAGCGTCGGCCTCAACCTCACGCGGGCCGCCCTCGACGCCGCCACCAAGTACCCCTGGCCGCGCGGCGGCCACCCCACCGACCCGTCCTCCCGCAAGTTCGGCGTCTACGAGGACGACCTGCCCGTCTTCACCTGGCTCCGGCAGGGCGCCCCCGAGGGGCGGCAGAGCTTCGAGGCCCAGGTCATGGACTGGGCCGACGACGTCGCCTACTCCGTGCACGACGTCGAGGACGGCCTGCACGCCGGCCACCTCGACCCCAACGCGCTCCTCGCCGAGCCCGAGCGGCAGGACGTCTTCGCCGTCGCCGCCGGACGCTACGCCCCCGGCGCCGCGCCCGAAGAGCTCGCCGAGGCCCTCGACCGCCTCCTGGAACAGGAGTGGTGGCCGCACGGCTACGACGGATCCGCCGTAGCCCAGGCCCGCCTGAAGGACGCCACCAGCCAGCTCATCGGCCGCTTCTGCCTGGCCGCCGAGAGCGCCACCCGCGCCGCCTACGGCCCCGGCCGGCTCACCCGTTACGGGGCCGAGCTCGTCGTCCCCCGCGAAACCCGCCTCGAATGCGCCGTCTTGAAGGCCGTGGCCGACCGCTACGTGATGCAGCGCCCGGCCCAGGAGAAGCTCCGCGCCGACCAGCGCGTCGTCATCGCCGAGCTCGCCGAGGCCCTCACCGCCCGCGCCCCCGACGGCCTCGACCCGCAGTTCCGCTCCCTCTACGCGGCCGCCGCCGACGACGCGGGCCGCCAGCGCGCGGTCGTC is part of the Streptomyces roseifaciens genome and encodes:
- a CDS encoding SanA/YdcF family protein; this encodes MIDMVRGRVLRMRVRMPRTRRERRRLLWAAVAGCVLALLPVTWVYAAAAPRVRTVADVPSAPVAVVFGAGLWEGEPSPYLAHRLDAAVELYRAGKVRVVLVTGDNSRVEYDEPDAMRKYLTDRGVPGERIVSDFAGFDTWDSCTRAARVFGVKKAVLITQGFHVRRALALCGAAGIDAYGVAVAAKHDVTWYAGGAREVFASGKAALDALVRPGPRFLGPHEPGVQQALAEADGR
- a CDS encoding trypsin-like serine peptidase, translated to MVGVLVRFSRWGRVRWVRAVLAGLYVVTLAAAVPRGAGGHGREGSWSSEEARRFWGPTRMEQSVNGSGSGGSDDGAGGGAAPAAQRITGSARHFDGVPSVGVLFSVGEDMRDHHCTASVVHSPKGNLIVTAGHCSVGSDAAFVPDYRAGADRQPYGVWAVDRAFVDPRRSDTGPGSDLDFAFATVRPDGRGRQVERVTGANRLVRTPGYVNRVTVIGYPDADDDPADQAIRCTAMTTRLDDRRQLRMRCDGYVSGTSGSPWLTHFDERTKTGDLVGVLGGVNGGGPEGDESAQISYSPVNDDEIFKLYLDAINGREPQRA
- a CDS encoding deoxyguanosinetriphosphate triphosphohydrolase — its product is MNAAARTPGEKPVIAGYDEQDLERWAPEPDKRPGRTAFQRDRARVLHSAALRRLAGKTQVVTPGVSAQAWDASPRTRLTHSLECAQVGRELGAALGCDPDLVEAACLAHDMGHPPFGHNGEQALDEVAGPCGGFEGNAQSLRLLTRLEPKRFVPSDSTGELVSVGLNLTRAALDAATKYPWPRGGHPTDPSSRKFGVYEDDLPVFTWLRQGAPEGRQSFEAQVMDWADDVAYSVHDVEDGLHAGHLDPNALLAEPERQDVFAVAAGRYAPGAAPEELAEALDRLLEQEWWPHGYDGSAVAQARLKDATSQLIGRFCLAAESATRAAYGPGRLTRYGAELVVPRETRLECAVLKAVADRYVMQRPAQEKLRADQRVVIAELAEALTARAPDGLDPQFRSLYAAAADDAGRQRAVVDQIAALTDVSARSLLTRLTDGRAVSEG
- a CDS encoding isocitrate lyase/PEP mutase family protein, with protein sequence MRHGTALREDITAPGTTPLIGIYDMYSASIAAQHYNGFFVSGFGFAASHYGLPDIGFIAWPDMLGFVERLRPAFPRHHLLVDIDDGYVDPEVACHVVRRLERAGASGVILEDQKRPRRCGHADGKIILPLDEYLNKLELVLAARNDLLVVARTDATEENEILRRAAALAETGADVVLVDGVRSVEWIRKVRSVIGDKPLLFNQIAGGKSPRLSLTELAGLGVDLAIYSTPCLFAAHRAIDGALTALREDDGRLPDAAAGGEVGVASSTRLLERNIGGQRLDRQAVPA